The following coding sequences lie in one Arachis ipaensis cultivar K30076 chromosome B05, Araip1.1, whole genome shotgun sequence genomic window:
- the LOC107642823 gene encoding STS14 protein yields the protein MQRSTLFSLLLLLAMFLLVSEGATTPPAKEYLDAHNEARAAVGVQPLSWSDKLANATSLMVRYQRNNMACQFANLTASKYGGNQLWSGSAAGVAPRTAVEEWVKEKEFYNHSSNTCVSNHECGVYTQVVWRNTVQLGCSQAICVKDKASLTICFYDPPGNVIGESPY from the coding sequence ATGCAGCGTTCTACTCTGTtctcgcttcttcttcttcttgccaTGTTCCTTCTCGTAAGCGAAGGAGCAACGACACCGCCAGCGAAGGAGTACTTAGACGCACACAACGAAGCAAGAGCCGCAGTGGGAGTTCAACCTCTCAGCTGGAGCGACAAGCTGGCCAACGCCACCAGCCTAATGGTGCGCTACCAGAGGAACAACATGGCCTGCCAGTTCGCCAACTTAACGGCCAGCAAGTACGGCGGCAACCAGCTCTGGTCAGGATCTGCGGCCGGCGTGGCCCCACGCACGGCGGTGGAGGAGTGGGTGAAGGAGAAAGAATTCTACAACCACAGCAGCAATACGTGCGTGTCGAACCACGAGTGCGGCGTTTACACGCAGGTGGTATGGAGGAACACGGTGCAGCTTGGTTGCTCCCAAGCCATTTGCGTGAAGGACAAAGCTAGCTTGACCATTTGTTTCTATGACCCCCCTGGAAATGTCATTGGAGAGTCTCCTTACTGA
- the LOC107642821 gene encoding uncharacterized protein LOC107642821 isoform X1, producing the protein MGIERSGENKILGLRFTSRHKRSKSLPVKKGVEEHDNQLEALDSMKLDMGYLTECTKARNEVHTTLKQEILQLERRLQDQFEVRCTLEKALGYRPSSLVNPNDNTMSKPATELIKEIAVLELEVVYLEQHLLSLYRKAFEQHLSSVSPSTKEETVKLPQATPQPRLTQVSKPQVLTKTECSAVQSNNSHEPQTRGKESKGNLPEDMHMYSGVYRCHSSLSHYSAFTRSSPPSEPLTKPPRACHSQPLSMMEYGQSNPPNIVSLAEHLGTRISDHVLETPNKLSEDMIKCISAIYCKLADPPSLHPGLLSPTSSLSSTSAFSIGDQGDMWSPRFRNNSSFDARLDNPFHVEGLKEFSGPYSTMVEVTWIYREIHKSGDADKLLQHFRSLISRLEEVNPGKLKHEEKLAFWINVHNALVMHAFLAYGIPQNNVKRAFLLLKAAYNVGGYTVTADTIQNIILGCRISRPGQWLRLFFSQKSKFRSADGRLGYAMEHPEPLSHFALCSGNHSDPAVRVYTAKRVIQELEAAKDEYIRATFGVRKDKKLLLPKLVESFTKDLELCPSQVMAYLRTCSNDYLFGNLAMLLVNVFTLCNVILFVQSSSEGCE; encoded by the exons ATGGGGATTGAGAGAAGTGGAGAAAACAAAATTCTTGGGCTGAGATTCACTTCAAGACACAAGCGTTCAAAGAG TCTTCCTGttaagaaaggagtggaggaacatgataatcaacttgaggCATTAGACTCAATGAAGCTG GATATGGGTTACCTCACAGAATGCACTAAAGCTAGAAATGAAGTCCACACTACTCTCAAGCAAGAG ATTCTACAACTAGAGAGAAGATTACAAGACCAATTTGAAGTTAGATGCACCCTAGAAAAGGCACTTGGATACAGGCCTTCATCTCTTGTTAATCCAAATGATAATACCATGTCCAAG CCAGCCACAGAGTTAATCAAGGAGATTGCAGTGTTAGAGTTGGAAGTTGTGTATTTGGAGCAACATCTTCTCTCTTTATACCGTAAAGCTTTTGAGCAACACTTATCTTCTGTCTCTCCTTCCACCAAGGAGGAGACTGTGAAGCTTCCTCAAGCAACGCCGCAACCTCGGCTCACTCAAGTTTCTAAGCCTCAAGTCTTAACCAAAACAGAATGCTCTGCAGTACAATCAAATAATAGTCATGAGCCTCAGACTCGGGGAAAAGAATCCAAAGGAAATCTTCCAGAAGACATGCATATGTACTCTGGAGTTTACCGTTGCCATTCTTCATTGTCGCATTATTCAGCATTTACAAGATCTTCTCCACCATCAGAACCTTTAACTAAACCACCCCGTGCCTGTCATTCTCAACCATTGTCCATGATGGAG TATGGCCAAAGCAATCCACCAAATATAGTTAGTCTGGCAGAACATCTGGGTACGCGAATATCCGATCATGTTCTAGAGACACCTAACAAACTTTCCGAGGACATGATCAAATGCATATCAGCTATATATTGCAAGCTTGCAGACCCTCCATCATTGCATCCCGGCCTTTTGTCTCCCACTTCATCCTTGTCCTCAACCAGTGCCTTCTCCATTGGAGATCAAGGTGACATGTGGAGTCCAAGGTTCAGGAACAATTCCTCCTTCGATGCTCGGTTAGACAATCCATTCCATGTTGAAGGACTCAAGGAGTTCAGTGGACCTTACAGCACCATGGTTGAAGTAACATGGATTTATAGAGAAATTCATAAATCAGGCGATGCTGATAAGTTGCTCCAGCATTTCAG GTCACTTATTAGTCGATTAGAAGAAGTAAATCCTGGGAAGTTGAAACATGAAGAGAAGCTAGCTTTCTGGATCAATGTACACAATGCTTTGGTGATgcat GCATTTTTGGCTTATGGAATTCCACAAAACAATGTGAAAAGAGCTTTTCTTCTTCTCAAG GCTGCATATAATGTTGGTGGCTACACTGTTACTGCAGACACAATACAAAACATTATACTCGGATGCCGGATTTCTCGTCCTGGACAG TGGCTACGTTTGTTCTTTTCTCAAAAGAGCAAATTCAGAAGTGCAGATGGAAGATTAGGATATGCGATGGAGCATCCTGAGCCTCTTTCACACTTTGCACTCTGTTCAGGGAACCATTCTGATCCAGCG GTACGTGTATATACAGCGAAGAGGGTGATTCAAGAGCTAGAAGCAGCAAAGGATGAGTACATTCGAGCTACATTTGGGGTACGGAAGGATAAAAAATTACTACTACCAAAGCTTGTTGAGTCATTCACCAAGGACTTAGAACTATGCCCAAGTCAGGTTATGGCATATCTAAGGACATGCTCAAATGATTACTTATTTGGCAATTTGGCAATGTTACTTGTTAATGTGTTTACTCTATGTAATGTAATTCTTTTTGTACaaagtagcagtgaagggtgtgAGTAA
- the LOC107642821 gene encoding uncharacterized protein LOC107642821 isoform X2, whose translation MGIERSGENKILGLRFTSRHKRSKSLPVKKGVEEHDNQLEALDSMKLDMGYLTECTKARNEVHTTLKQEILQLERRLQDQFEVRCTLEKALGYRPSSLVNPNDNTMSKPATELIKEIAVLELEVVYLEQHLLSLYRKAFEQHLSSVSPSTKEETVKLPQATPQPRLTQVSKPQVLTKTECSAVQSNNSHEPQTRGKESKGNLPEDMHMYSGVYRCHSSLSHYSAFTRSSPPSEPLTKPPRACHSQPLSMMEYGQSNPPNIVSLAEHLGTRISDHVLETPNKLSEDMIKCISAIYCKLADPPSLHPGLLSPTSSLSSTSAFSIGDQGDMWSPRFRNNSSFDARLDNPFHVEGLKEFSGPYSTMVEVTWIYREIHKSGDADKLLQHFRSLISRLEEVNPGKLKHEEKLAFWINVHNALVMHAFLAYGIPQNNVKRAFLLLKAAYNVGGYTVTADTIQNIILGCRISRPGQWLRLFFSQKSKFRSADGRLGYAMEHPEPLSHFALCSGNHSDPAVRVYTAKRVIQELEAAKDEYIRATFGVRKDKKLLLPKLVESFTKDLELCPSQVMAYLRTCSNDYLCNVILFVQSSSEGCE comes from the exons ATGGGGATTGAGAGAAGTGGAGAAAACAAAATTCTTGGGCTGAGATTCACTTCAAGACACAAGCGTTCAAAGAG TCTTCCTGttaagaaaggagtggaggaacatgataatcaacttgaggCATTAGACTCAATGAAGCTG GATATGGGTTACCTCACAGAATGCACTAAAGCTAGAAATGAAGTCCACACTACTCTCAAGCAAGAG ATTCTACAACTAGAGAGAAGATTACAAGACCAATTTGAAGTTAGATGCACCCTAGAAAAGGCACTTGGATACAGGCCTTCATCTCTTGTTAATCCAAATGATAATACCATGTCCAAG CCAGCCACAGAGTTAATCAAGGAGATTGCAGTGTTAGAGTTGGAAGTTGTGTATTTGGAGCAACATCTTCTCTCTTTATACCGTAAAGCTTTTGAGCAACACTTATCTTCTGTCTCTCCTTCCACCAAGGAGGAGACTGTGAAGCTTCCTCAAGCAACGCCGCAACCTCGGCTCACTCAAGTTTCTAAGCCTCAAGTCTTAACCAAAACAGAATGCTCTGCAGTACAATCAAATAATAGTCATGAGCCTCAGACTCGGGGAAAAGAATCCAAAGGAAATCTTCCAGAAGACATGCATATGTACTCTGGAGTTTACCGTTGCCATTCTTCATTGTCGCATTATTCAGCATTTACAAGATCTTCTCCACCATCAGAACCTTTAACTAAACCACCCCGTGCCTGTCATTCTCAACCATTGTCCATGATGGAG TATGGCCAAAGCAATCCACCAAATATAGTTAGTCTGGCAGAACATCTGGGTACGCGAATATCCGATCATGTTCTAGAGACACCTAACAAACTTTCCGAGGACATGATCAAATGCATATCAGCTATATATTGCAAGCTTGCAGACCCTCCATCATTGCATCCCGGCCTTTTGTCTCCCACTTCATCCTTGTCCTCAACCAGTGCCTTCTCCATTGGAGATCAAGGTGACATGTGGAGTCCAAGGTTCAGGAACAATTCCTCCTTCGATGCTCGGTTAGACAATCCATTCCATGTTGAAGGACTCAAGGAGTTCAGTGGACCTTACAGCACCATGGTTGAAGTAACATGGATTTATAGAGAAATTCATAAATCAGGCGATGCTGATAAGTTGCTCCAGCATTTCAG GTCACTTATTAGTCGATTAGAAGAAGTAAATCCTGGGAAGTTGAAACATGAAGAGAAGCTAGCTTTCTGGATCAATGTACACAATGCTTTGGTGATgcat GCATTTTTGGCTTATGGAATTCCACAAAACAATGTGAAAAGAGCTTTTCTTCTTCTCAAG GCTGCATATAATGTTGGTGGCTACACTGTTACTGCAGACACAATACAAAACATTATACTCGGATGCCGGATTTCTCGTCCTGGACAG TGGCTACGTTTGTTCTTTTCTCAAAAGAGCAAATTCAGAAGTGCAGATGGAAGATTAGGATATGCGATGGAGCATCCTGAGCCTCTTTCACACTTTGCACTCTGTTCAGGGAACCATTCTGATCCAGCG GTACGTGTATATACAGCGAAGAGGGTGATTCAAGAGCTAGAAGCAGCAAAGGATGAGTACATTCGAGCTACATTTGGGGTACGGAAGGATAAAAAATTACTACTACCAAAGCTTGTTGAGTCATTCACCAAGGACTTAGAACTATGCCCAAGTCAGGTTATGGCATATCTAAGGACATGCTCAAATGATTACT TATGTAATGTAATTCTTTTTGTACaaagtagcagtgaagggtgtgAGTAA